The Cannabis sativa cultivar Pink pepper isolate KNU-18-1 chromosome 8, ASM2916894v1, whole genome shotgun sequence genomic interval TAGCTCTGTCAAGAACCGAAGATACTTGTGTGTACTTCCCATTGCCCTGTAAGAGACACCCTGCTTGATCTGTATTAGATAGCACTCTATCATCAGTTAAAGATGagaataaaattcaaaaaacttCCTCATGGTACATCTCTAACATATACTAATCTTCCATCAAAGAAAGTCAATAAGGGATTCAACAATCAATGTATAGCATATTTTTCAAGGTATCAAGAAAATTCCAGCAAAAACCTCAAATGGCATGTTCAAAGAATCTGATCATCTCTTTCTACCACCACGCTCTCTAAGAGAAAGAGCAAGTGTTTCGCCTGCTCCAACATTGTAATGGGCAAGGGACAGATTGTCCTTGAGAAAACCAGGCTTTCCACTCAGTTTCTGTTTGTTTGCAGGAAGCTGGATCTCCCCCGCGATTTTCTCCTTCAGACTCCCCACAGTTTCAGATAGAGACTGTACTGTGATCTCCACAAGTTGACCCTTAAGATTTCCTTCATCGACATTAGGAACAGAAATAGAAATGCGAACAGGTCCCTGCCACACATACAAATCTCagtcagaaaacaaataaaaaatagaaatcaTGTATTTAATTAGACATCAGATGCCAGAAAAATTTAGCTGTCGAAGGTATTAACACAAGAAACAATACCGGATGTTGAGCCAAAAACTGATCTTCTGGAACAAGCAAAGAGTCGTCATGCTTTTGCCTCTTCGGCTCTGGTTCTTCTGGAAGTGGTGGAGGAGCTTCCTCGGGTGGTGGTGGAGGCATTCCGTGAGGCAAAGGTGGCGGAGGCATTCCATGAGGCATTGAAGGTGGCGGTCCAGGAACTGGAGCATAACCTCGGGGAACTGATAGGGGGTTGTACTGAGAACCAGGAGGAGGTGGTATAGACATATTTGGTCCACCTAAAGACATTGGTGGAGGCATTGAGTGTGGTCGGTTCATCATATAGGTCTGTTGTCCAGAATTCATGGTCATTTGTGGCATTTGTGGCATTGGTGGCCGTTGCATCATTTGCATACCTGGGGGTCTTTGTTGAGGTACGGGTAGTCCACTATTTTGAGGTGGATATTGAATTGTGTTTGAAGGCATCCGAGGCATATTCAAAGCTAATCCAGGTGGTGGTGGAAGAGGACGAAGTAAAGGTTGACCAAATTTAGGAGGAGGAGCAGCAGGACCAGGTAGGGTCCTGTAGTCATTGTTAGCAGCATCATTTTGATCCTCTCCATTAAGATTTTGTGACATAGCTTGGTTTGCAGTTCGTCCAATGCTTCCAGTGTGACCATCCCATATGACCTGCTTTGGTTGttcatcttttttcttttcaatctcAGCCTTCACGGCATTGGAGACTTCTTCCTCTGTGGTACCGAATATATCAGGACGAGTACGTGCAAGCCCAACAATGTTTTTGGATATCTCATCATCCTGAGCCAAAGTAGTCTCCCTAATCTTAGCAAACATCCTCTCCTTTTGCTCTTTGAACTTGGGATCAATGAGAGAAATCCTCATGTGTTCAGACATCTCATTAATAGGAATTAATTCACCAGTGATTGGAGAAACAACAAACTTTGTTGGGTCTCTTTCAGCAGGAATCCTATCCTCAGGCCTCTTCCAATTCTTAACAATTCTCATTGGTGGTTCTGGTTCCTCAGACACCTTCATCTCATTCCTCTTCTCTTCATCATTCTCATCAAGTCTAGTCAGTTTCATGCCCTCCTCAACAAGTTGCATCTCCTCCTCATCCATTTCCATTTCCACCTCTTTGTTGGGCTCAACAATATCCTCTTCCATAGATGTAACCTTACTTCTCCTTATGACCTCCTCCAAGGTCATAGGAGGAGGTAAATCCTCATCCTCATCATCAGCAAAGTCAATTGACTCAACAACAACAAAGTCATGCCAATCTATCATAGCCATTTGTATTCTTTCCTGCTCAATTTCATCCTCAGCTTTTTGTCTAGCCTGCTCTTGCGACCGTTCCCACTCTAGCCTATGCACACATCGTTCCAGCACAGTGGTCATATCAACAACACTCTTCTTAAGCTTCTCTGTCAAGCCCTTTTGAGGCATCAAAACTTTTGAATATGCATCTGCTAGTGAAGTAAAAAACATGAACATACTATGAGTAGGCTTTAAAAAATGGAATTGAGGGTTATTAATCTCCCTACTAGTCAATCCTGTCAAAAACGATTTCCCATTACGAGCAACAAACTGGGCTGTGAGCTTAATAATATCCAATTCCTCCCCAGTAATTCCTTCAGGAAGTCGAACAGTATACTGCTCCGCTTCTGGTGGCTCAAGAACCTTACGAACAGGTCTAAACTGAGCCGACGGATCAGGCTTCTGCGCTGCTGTTTCATCGCCATCAGCAGCCGTAGTTGGCGGGGCAGACTCTGGTCCTGTAGAGTCTGCAGGCTGCGAAGAAGGTTGCAGTGACGACGATTGATTCTGTGCTCGGAATTCAGACAACCTATGCTGGTAATAAGCATGGTATGGATCTGAAGGAATCAAAAAATTGAACTTGGCATTCCCAGTATTGTTTGCTATAATCCTTTTCTCAAATTCAGGTCCATTCTTAGCAACGAATTGCGATGTTTTATCAACAATGTTTCGAATATCTGGAGGAGGGTGTATGATTCCAATAGTTCTTGTATGGGTTGCAACTGAAGCAGGAACCGAGTTGGATTTGTTCAGCTCCTCCTGCTCTTGctcctccctctctctctccttctgCTGCTCTTCAGTCAACTGAGATGGTGGAAGTGGTCCAAGATTTCCATCTGAGGGAGGAGCCGGAAGGGGTAAGATTGGCCCCGTTCCTCCTAACATTTTTCCTTTTCAAAAATCACAATCTCCTTTATCTACAAATTTATAAACTAAATTAGAAACAGTTTCCAAAAACCTATTAGTTCTATAAGCTCAAACCAAatcaaaaatgaaaattaaactactatttaaaaaaaatgaaaatatcagtgtTACACAAAACGCACAAAGCTTCAATTCCACTACTACTAATTCTCTATATCACACTATAGTTTTTCTCATTCTTTTACTGAATGTAAGAAAagagaggaagaaaaaattgcaTGGAGTACAAAAGTAAcgatgagagaaagagagtttgcgattgaatattatttatagcAACATCTAGTGTTTACAATGAAACTCACGGAAGAAGATGAGATTGAATATTACGTGGAGCAGGAGCAGCCGGTGCTGGATCAGAGGAGGAGACGGGATCGGCCGGCGAGAGAACACGACGGCGGAGTTTTGAATCTAGAGAGCGAAAATGGGAAGGAAAGGATCGAGAAATGGGCAGAAGAGATTTTTTCagttatttttttagatttttagggTTTGAGGTTTGAACAAGGAATGTTTGGCCCAACTTAAAAAAATGGGCAAAGGTGCATTTTAAGCCCAACTTTCAAATAAAtctaaagttttttttaaaaaaataattagataaaacaaaataacaagaaaataacaataaaaaataacattcagataataaaaaattaatattaaattaacaagaatatatttcaaaaaaaaaaataataagagtacattataaaaatacataaaaataccatattttttgtaaataaaattataaaatcgtaaaaatatttaaaattctgtacaaccatatttttataaagttttggttgtttttatatatttgtgaaataatctctttttttcttatgaaatttacacaaaaaattaacatttttactgttaaataacttttttacatttctgcaaaaaaaaattatttttacaattttattatttttatattttaattataattttacagtgttaacaacataaaaataacaataaaacaatgtaaaaatattagaaaacaaaatcaaaacacCATACAAATaacaagaaacaaaaaaaaaaactcaaaaacatcattagtatattttttttttttacaaattaaaacttataaaccgtaaaaatattttttcactaccatattttttgtaatttatttttttactttttatgaaaatattctttttctatatatattttcgtAAAATGTTAGATGCAAAGTTTATGAGGAATTATATGGTGTACTCCCAAAATGGAcgtatttttttatgtttagattgttttgattttaattttttatatatacaaatgtAGGTCATAGTTATTTCGgacattttataaattttaaagatatttataataatttatgtgtcaaaaataatattcaaacaaACACGTTTATTTCTTTTATGTTATATACATGTAAAATAGATTATTTGAACACTAATTtttatattccattttaaatttcttaaaattttataaaatataaaataactgCAATCTATactatcataaaaaaaaattaagataataaCTACTCTAATATCCAAGATACATCAATACACTATATATGTAGATGCACCATAGAAGACCCAAagttataaaattgaaaatataatcATAGGAACATCTATGTTAGTTCTCCTAAGCAAAAATAATCCCAATGCttcacaaaataataataataaaaaaaaaataaacactatCAAGTGCATATAATTTTTAtcccaaattattttaaaataattaatatttttatcttttattcttTATATTACCAAACCattcttttaaaatatatttcttgttaaatatttcttctgaaatataaaaactatataATTATGTTCTTTTTATTAGGTTCCGTTTCTCttatcaataaaataataaaattaattatttttgtatattaaatttattaatagttttttattattatttctaattatttaaaatatttattttcaagtccCTTTAAGATTATATTTAAATCTTGGGGTGGTCTTACACTTATCTTTGGTGGCTTCACTCTTCTTTTAGTTTGTTTTGCCATAATGAACACTATACCCATGCTAGTGTAATGTGACTCTTTCATAACTTGAGTGACTagttttgatattttaattCCATAAATTGAGAAATGTTGTTTACCTCAATTTACTATGTTATGTTTTCTCTTATTTGTGTTCTTCATATTTAATGAAGCAAATGCTTCCATTAATgaagtttgataattttttcaaaataaaataaaataaagcaaatgctacaaaaagaaaaaaagtcaaGGGTAATACTAAAAAAGACCTCCAACTCCACACAAAAAATTGTtctatctttttttcttttccattcTCATTTATTTGTTCAGTAGAACTAAATCAAATGCTACAGTTAAATGATACCATAATTATGAGTtaaatacattatacatatggcTTTCACCTCTTCTTGAGTATCTTCTTCCGAAAACTAGGTAAGATTCTTGAAAATGAATGAGGGCAACCGAAGAAACGCCAAATGTTTTGGCAACCTTTCTCTTCAATATCATTGTTTCTATGTGAACTTAAACTATTCAAGTAGGTCTTACCCTCGTAAATATAACAGAGCTGTTGCCATAAAAGAATGCTCAACCCGATCTCCACTGAAACACTCGAAACAAAAAGATATACAAGAATGAGCCCTCTAGCAGAGAGCAACGCTGCAGATCTTAACAAAGCAAGCATAACTTCTTTGAGAGCAGTAGAAGCCATATTGCTGCTGTAGCCATGAATGCGTCCGAAGGCTCTGTATGATAATGGTGGCCAGACATAAAGACCTGCATACGTAGACATGAAAGTGACGTAGATCATACTGATGACGGCTGAAATGAGGAAGGCAATGAAGTATCGGTGATTCGCTGCACCAACACAATTCCCTATCTGCATAATGGTCATCAAGCACAAGTTACATGAGTTTACAATTGGAAAACAAATTTTGTAAGAGTTTCAACTTTGTAATTTCACAAAGTTAACAGTGACTGAAATTACAAAGGTAGTAGCAATACAGCACATTATGACTTTTCGCCGTTTAGAAAAATTCTGAAACTAGAAGGTTGTACAAAAGAAAATGGAAAAGTAAATCTCAACTGGGATTTTAAATCTTAAGGTAAACTGCACTTGGTCTAATCTATCTGACGGATTTATATTATCCCTGTTGGAACTGAGATTTTAAGTTTTTAACCCTTTTTTATTCTTGACTCTGGCAGTTAGACCAGGAGACCTCCCTGTAGCCCCAAGGTTTTTCAGTCTGTGGAGATTcaagccttggaacaaatgcctaCTAGCACTTTCCAACCTTGGGGCTGAGATTTTAACTTCAAATTATGGTATTGGTGCAGAATGCAAAATAGACAATACCAATTGATACCATTATTAGAGTGTTAACATTGTTTTAACCATGCGTTACCTGAACTAATATCATTATGGCCAACTTGATATCAATCACAAGTAAACTGTCGAAATTAACACCACCTTGGCCACAATTACAATCCAACATAACTAAGATTGTCCTATGACATAAAACATAACTTCAAAAATGTAAGGAGTTTCATGACGAAAAGTTCAAAACAATTTGATCTAGACTGAATGACAACAATTTGATCTATGTTACATCTACAATAGCTCACAACTGTAGTTGGTCGACTAAATTGTCCTTAATGGTGGATCTGAACCTTTGGTCGCCGCTAGTCATGCACCTTGCATAGACCCTCTCATGGCAAAATTGCATGTCCTGTGACTATTGGACTAGTTATCAAagtgaaaaaataatttattcaaTAAAATCATAATGATGTTTTGAAGTGTCTATGTTCCCAAATATTTCTTCTTTACACTAGATAATGTTGAACAAGTGTGTCAACTCAAGTTGCATTCTGCGACCTATTCACCGAACACCAAAGTACCCTATTGAAGATGCCCCACTGCTTATGAATGGTTCTTTAAAATTTCAACTTTCAACTCAACAGAGTCAAATTTTTCGAACATGAGAGAGTGAATGATGCAGAATACATATTACACAATTAGGATTTATACGTATTTAAATATAAGTAACTAAAATTAGTTTGTTTTAAATTCCTAGAGTTAGTTTTCTAGTTGATTTTAGGATTTTTCGTTTGCCTAGATAAGAAGGTGTTTCCAAATTAAGGAGCGAATACTTACAAATGGACAGTGATGATCCATGTCTAGTATGCACTTTCCACAAGAACGGCAGTGATGTGCTCTAGGTGACTTTGGCTTTGAGCAGTAGAGACAGAATGTATAATTCTCAAGGTGATCTTTCCCAACAGTAGGGTAGCTTCCCCATAGTACCATTGGAGGTGTGCCAGCACAGCCAAATGCCGCgaaacataatgtataaatagtAGTTACAGACAGGATAAATGTAATGATGGAATGGAATATACCACTGGAATAGCTGATGGAGAAAACTACAGGGTATACTGCCCACACCCCACCACCTGCATTTCAAGAACATATATCAGAGGACATAAGAGAACCAAAGAGGAAAGGAAGACAATGCCTTCAGTACAAAgctttgaaataaataaaaagatggTATCAGAATCAACAAAGAACAATAAATTTCAATCACCATGGAAGAGTGAATGTGAGAAAGCTTTGAGGCTAATTCTTTTAAACTAATCAATAGGAAAGATACAACTACAATAGACATATATGAAACTAAGTGCAAATATAGCAGGAAAATGATTGAAGTCAAAAATTACAGCACATAAGGGAAAGCGCTAAGCAATATTTTTAGGCAAAATGATTACATCTTTACACTATTTTCGATCTGGAAAATTTTACCTTCCTAAAGGCACTGATAGCCTAGTAAAGTCAAAATTAAAGTTTTGTAATCACCAATAAAGTTTCATAGGAGCTCAGTGATCATTTATGGAAACTACACATGTTTCTATTGCTGCTTTTAAGTTTTGTTTTGGAGGGATTCTTTATACTATCctttttagtgttattttccaATAATAGTTTGTTTCTTAATGGtgaaagaaaaataacaataataatggtGGCAAGACAAAACTACACAAACACAACACTGGACATACCAAAgaggtgtgtgtgtgtgtgtgtgtgtgtggggGGGTGGGGGGGGTGAAGAGAAAGGGAAGTTTCATGTAATAATGATGATAAATTTACAACTACCTACATATAATAAAGGTCATAAACAAGAGGAGAACACAAACAAAGCAACGATCTCGCCATCGTCTCAACAGAAGGTACTCGTCGTCACGTTTTCGTGCATTCTGATTTGTTACAGCTCCACACCATCCACACTTGAAAACAGGTGAGTGAGACGGAATTAAAAGCCGCAACCCACAGCCCCAACAAATTACCTCAGAATTTTCATTGATTGGGGTTATGCAATGCTCCTACATTATTTAACCCTTACAAAACATGAGCATCATGAAAACAAGTAAAGAAACAACTACATATGCACATAAAAAAGATAACTGAAATCCACACTCATTGAAATTACTTATTTTCGAGTCAaccaaaaaattcaataaactAAAATTGTCCTAATTGATTACCCAATATCCATCCAAATTAGTGATTTTTAAGCTCAGCGGACAAAAAATTAAAGCAAGCAAATAACAATCCTTTTGATTAATATGAACTATGCCACAGACTAAGTTTCCATTGTCCCAACAAAATTGGGTCCCCTTCTGAAATTTTATAACACATAATGAATTTAAGTCTCAGTAATACTACCCAAACCTCTCAGATAATTAATCATCATTCAGATAGAGTAAAAGCTTAAAATTAAAGATAACAAGAGCATAGAGTGTTAAATTAAAAGTAAAGGTTATCTTTTTACACACGAAGAAAGGAACCCATCAGATTAAATAAACAGAAAGAAAGAGAACCTGGACCAAGTCCGCCATGAATGATGAATGGGTAGAATTGTATATTGAAGCGGAGCTAGTAGGGGATCATATCTGAGAAGACGAGGAGGGAAGCAGAGCAGGACAAGTAGTGCTTGTAGAACAAGATTGtttcaatttcaattttttgatTCGAAGCCGGAAAGGACAAAGACCCAAAACTCTAATAAAGTCAAACTTATATATTAACACTAataattttacatatttttgtttaataaataaataatgattttacatattttttgaaAGTTGAAAATCTTTTacttatttaatgaaataatatcaATATTACTCACCCTGAGTGCATGAaggacaaaaataaattaagaatatctcaagaaaattaaaaaataaacttgtTAACTCAAAAGGATAAAatgttttaaaaaacaaaaaccaaaactaaataaatagtCTATAGAACAATTAGGAAGATTAAACATGTGAGACCAATCTAATGCTCTCATTAACACTAATAAGTTAATAGTTTCTCCGTAAGAGCTCAATCTAGTGCTACCATCAATTTTACTTATCAACTTGAAGACTTTGATACTCCCTAATCTTTATAGTTTATCCGAGTCCAGAGTTTGGGTCGGGATCTaagttcgggtctcgagtttgagttcgggttcgggtccaagttcaggtcagAGATTGGTGTTGACTCCGAatcatttgtaaatattataatacaagctaatacggAGAATACTTATCTATATGGACTCTTTTGGTgcgtcgtattgtattgtattgtattagtattatttaatacaatactatgtttggtattgacttgtattaatagattgtgtaaagttataatatattttcaacacACTCGACCCCACACACAAACTGCGggtcaggtttgggtctgggttccggGTCCCGAATCTCAGGTCTCGAGTCTCGAGTCCGAGTTCGACTTCGGATTCGAGTCCTAGTTCAGGCCCTGGTCTGGGTCTCGAGTCTCGTGTCTGGGGCTGAATCCAGGTTCGAATTTGGGTCtggagttcgggtccaagtctcaATCTAGGTCTGAGTGTCccaagtctgggttcgggtccgggtttggctctcgggtccgggtctgagtctggctcctgggtccgagtctgggtctggtCCCTCTCCGAGTTCGGGTGCaggtctaggtccgagtttaagtctaggtccaggtccagatTTGAGTCCCAGGACTAGattggataaaaaaaaaatattagattggATAGAATGACCAACTCTAGTAtataagtatataaaaataaaagggttatttgcggcaaaaccccctaaAGTAGGAaggtttttgcaactaacccccaattctaaaatttttgcGGTAAAACTCCTTAAACTCAAGTTCTGTTAGCACTTAGCCCTTTCCGTCCATTTTTGGCTGTTAACTGCCATGGtggaatgtccacgtgtacacattGTACATgtggtacaattttattggtccacgtaaataaatatttaaaaaaataaaaaaaattaattattttaaaaataaaaaataaaaaaataaaaaaataatttttctttaaaaataaaaaattaaaaattaaaaatacaatttttttaaaaaaaaaaattaaaaaaaaacccaactcccttcttcttcttcttcttcttcttcttcttcttcttcttctctgctAAAAAAATGACCCTAACTCCCTtcacccttcttcttcttcttctctgccAAAAAAATGACCCTAACtcccttctttttcttcttcttcttccttcttcttcttcttctctgctAAAAACCGTAACTCTAATCCATAATAACCCTAGAATCTCCAAATCCCCCAAACCCAGATCGCCAAAAACCTCTTGATCTCGATCAAAATGACGACGAAGTCGACGACCCAGAACCGACTTCATCTCCTCGAACCAGCGAGAGCAATCTCCCAAATCTTCCCGCTCACCAATGCCTCTCTCTGTGCCAACCCACATAACAGAGAAACAACCCCAAACCAAAATCCCAACACCGGTGGACGCCATACCCATCTCTGccaagcttttttttttaaaaaaaaaaataaaaaatctgccCCATGGTCAACAGTGGAGTGtttgtgttgttgttgtttgttgCAGAGAGCAACAATGGAGGTTGACAGATgattttttctttgatttggaGAGAGAGGTTGGATTGGGTTGGGGCGTAGAGTGGGTGTTTGTGGAGAAggcttttgttgggttttggtGGGATTAAGGGCATGTTCGGTAgacaaaatgaagaagaagaagaagaagaagaagattgtgGTGGGAGATTGTGGTGtttgtgttgttgttgttgtttgttgCAGAGAGCAACAATGGAGGTTGGAGTttccaaaagaaagaaaaaaagaaagaggaaggaaggaaaaaaaaaaaaaaatatatatatttttttagtaaattaatctatttattaggaaattaggatttattttaatttttatttttttaaaattatttttttaatttttaagtttttaatttgtaaagaaaaatattttttttattttttatttttaaaataattatttttttatttttttaaatatttatttacatggaccaataaaattgtgccacgtgtacactgtgtacacgtggacattccaCCATGGCAGTTAACAGCCAAAAATGGACGGAAAGGGCTAACTGCTAACAGAACTTGAGTTTAGGGAGTTTTACCgcaaaaattttagaattgggggttagttgcaaaaacctTCCTACTttagggggttttgccgcaaataacccaaaataaaatgataaaatatttaGGCTGCAAatatccaaaaataaaaaataaaaactaaaaaattggaGCAAATAAAAGAAGACAGTAAGGTGCGTGAGGGGGCGACACTGATGAACGACGATGACTATGACGACGGCGATGAAGAAAAAGCTCGAATTGGTGGTGCTCCTTGCTTccatatctatatctatatctgTATGCTTGGCCGCTTCCTCACCAATCCTCGATTCCAAATCCGACGCCCGAGGAGAATGGCAACTCCTCACCAAGCTCAATTTCTCTTCTCAGATCAGACTCCATCCCCATATCCTCCTCATCGTCACTCTCCCCTGTACCtaatcactctctctctctctctcttcctaaTTATCAATTTTCTCCAACTTGTAGAAAAGCAATCAATCTTAACTGTTTGTTACTCAAATACATGAATTTTGTCTTtgaatttcatttttttctttagtttttatttatcgATAATTTTGAACGAAAGGGAACAGATTGAATCAATGCTGATCTCTTGTCTTATCTGATTTTCGTGGTTGCATTTTCAGTCGTTTCATATATTAGTAGTTCACTAAATGACTTTATAAGTTCAATGTTCAATCACACTGTGTTTATATGATGATATGAATTTGTATTTATTCGTTTAGATTTAAGCCATTACAGCCATTGTGTTCGTGATAATTGGCTAAGAAAACTAGTGTGTTTCAGAGTTCTTTTAGGTGGCATTGCCGAGCTTAACAtgtctaaaaaattattttgattacCGTGCTTGTTATTGCTTCCAAAGATTTTTAAGCTTTCAGTGTTCTATCTATGTCATTAAAGCTTTCAGCTTGTTAAAAAACTAGGGTTGCgattggttggaggtaatggaatggaaatgacattcctttgtttggttctattttgaaatggaaGACCATCCCAATGCAAGAGTACCAATttttgcattttaaattttattctatttcatATGTTTTTATTCCTATTTCCGAGTTTTCATTCCTCCCGACCAAATGTACCCTAAGGTGTTAttatatctctttttttttttgtcttggtGGGTTCTTTGACTCTTGTTTTGTTGCTGGTTTTGATTTGCAGGGTCTGGTGAGTTTCGATCACTTAAGAGAGAAGTATCAAGTATGGTTACTGACAGACAAGAAGGGTTTAACTCCCTAAAGTTGATGTTTATGTACAGAAATACAGAAAAGATGCTAGCAGAGGCTATTGGTGCCATGGCGGATGAAATAACAGTTTTATACTATCACAATTCAGTATCCTACAAGTATCGAGGAAGGCTTCGAGCACAGAAcatattattttcaattaacCAATTTGTCTCAGTTTTTCCTGAAGAGATTCCTCTCAAATCCCTGAGTACTCCAGTGGAATTGAAGACATTCCTTGATTCAACTGACAAAGCATTGCTTCTCCTTGAATTTTGTGGATGGACTCCTAAGTTGCTTGCCAAGGGGAGGAAGAATGTTACTGAAAATGGTTTTGGCAGACAAGGTTGGTAGAAATTTATATGGAAAACGAGACAAGAGTTATTAATCATTCTTTCTGTCAACTCGGCCACGCATGTTTTGCTTAATATTAGCCATTTCCACGTACTTGGAAATTTTCCCATAATTTTGATCTTCATTAAAATATATGTTAGATTTACAATTGGTTAGGACACTCTAGAGTGAATGTATAAATTTAGTATTATAGATTCACATTGGCGTAAGTCATTTTGCAACCACAGCATGGCTATGTGCAGCTTATGAGACCCTGGAATTTAGTTGGCTTATCATGAATTTATTGTCAGTATAAACATAGACATAATTAGTCTTTCTAGTAATAACATTGTATAAATTTTGCTATATGTAGTTTAAGGTTTTGTGGTGTTTATTTTCAATCTATGCCAGAGGTTAGCATT includes:
- the LOC115701348 gene encoding protein S-acyltransferase 11, which produces MADLVQEHCITPINENSEVICWGCGLRLLIPSHSPVFKCGWCGAVTNQNARKRDDEYLLLRRWRDRCFVCVLLLFMTFIICGGVWAVYPVVFSISYSSGIFHSIITFILSVTTIYTLCFAAFGCAGTPPMVLWGSYPTVGKDHLENYTFCLYCSKPKSPRAHHCRSCGKCILDMDHHCPFIGNCVGAANHRYFIAFLISAVISMIYVTFMSTYAGLYVWPPLSYRAFGRIHGYSSNMASTALKEVMLALLRSAALLSARGLILVYLFVSSVSVEIGLSILLWQQLCYIYEGKTYLNSLSSHRNNDIEEKGCQNIWRFFGCPHSFSRILPSFRKKILKKR
- the LOC115699725 gene encoding probable splicing factor 3A subunit 1, translated to MLGGTGPILPLPAPPSDGNLGPLPPSQLTEEQQKEREREEQEQEELNKSNSVPASVATHTRTIGIIHPPPDIRNIVDKTSQFVAKNGPEFEKRIIANNTGNAKFNFLIPSDPYHAYYQHRLSEFRAQNQSSSLQPSSQPADSTGPESAPPTTAADGDETAAQKPDPSAQFRPVRKVLEPPEAEQYTVRLPEGITGEELDIIKLTAQFVARNGKSFLTGLTSREINNPQFHFLKPTHSMFMFFTSLADAYSKVLMPQKGLTEKLKKSVVDMTTVLERCVHRLEWERSQEQARQKAEDEIEQERIQMAMIDWHDFVVVESIDFADDEDEDLPPPMTLEEVIRRSKVTSMEEDIVEPNKEVEMEMDEEEMQLVEEGMKLTRLDENDEEKRNEMKVSEEPEPPMRIVKNWKRPEDRIPAERDPTKFVVSPITGELIPINEMSEHMRISLIDPKFKEQKERMFAKIRETTLAQDDEISKNIVGLARTRPDIFGTTEEEVSNAVKAEIEKKKDEQPKQVIWDGHTGSIGRTANQAMSQNLNGEDQNDAANNDYRTLPGPAAPPPKFGQPLLRPLPPPPGLALNMPRMPSNTIQYPPQNSGLPVPQQRPPGMQMMQRPPMPQMPQMTMNSGQQTYMMNRPHSMPPPMSLGGPNMSIPPPPGSQYNPLSVPRGYAPVPGPPPSMPHGMPPPPLPHGMPPPPPEEAPPPLPEEPEPKRQKHDDSLLVPEDQFLAQHPGPVRISISVPNVDEGNLKGQLVEITVQSLSETVGSLKEKIAGEIQLPANKQKLSGKPGFLKDNLSLAHYNVGAGETLALSLRERGGRKR